A genomic segment from Tuwongella immobilis encodes:
- the pepT gene encoding peptidase T, translating to MTASIDTAALLDRFLRYVKIDTQADEAATHYPSTPGQLELGRLLVDELKAMGLADAHQTEWGIVYATIPATISTPTPVIAWIAHVDTSPETTGKNVRPQVVTQYQGQPLVLPGNPNKVIDPADNPELLGLIGKTIITTDGTTLLGADNKAGVAVMMQAAATLLAHPEIPHGPIRLCFTCDEEIGKGIAHVEPAELGAVVAYTLDGAAAHEIEAETFSADKATITVRGVNIHPSIGKGKMVNAVRLAAMVLERLPKATLSPETTDGRDGFIHPYQISGGVAEVTIGLLLRDFVTAKLADQADMLRQIAREVESTDPRAKIEVEIKPQYRNMADGIAKDPRAIALADEAHRRIGITPIHRFIRGGTDGALLTAKGVPTPNLSTGEHNPHSPLEWTCLEEMESAVAVLVSLAQVWGEQAA from the coding sequence ATGACCGCCTCGATTGATACTGCCGCGCTGCTGGACCGCTTCCTTCGCTACGTGAAAATCGACACGCAAGCCGATGAAGCCGCCACGCACTACCCCAGCACTCCCGGCCAACTCGAACTCGGCCGCCTGCTGGTGGACGAACTCAAAGCCATGGGCTTGGCCGATGCGCATCAGACGGAATGGGGCATTGTTTATGCGACCATCCCGGCGACGATCTCCACACCCACGCCGGTCATCGCCTGGATCGCCCATGTGGACACCTCCCCGGAAACCACCGGGAAGAATGTCCGCCCGCAGGTGGTCACCCAATATCAGGGGCAACCGCTCGTGTTGCCGGGCAATCCCAACAAGGTCATCGACCCCGCAGATAATCCCGAACTCCTTGGCCTGATTGGGAAAACGATCATCACCACCGATGGCACAACGCTTTTAGGGGCCGACAATAAAGCGGGTGTCGCCGTGATGATGCAGGCCGCCGCCACGCTGTTGGCCCATCCCGAAATTCCGCATGGCCCGATTCGACTGTGCTTTACCTGCGATGAAGAAATTGGCAAAGGCATCGCCCATGTCGAACCCGCCGAGTTGGGGGCGGTCGTGGCCTACACCCTCGACGGGGCCGCCGCTCACGAAATCGAAGCGGAAACCTTCTCTGCCGATAAGGCGACGATTACCGTGCGCGGGGTCAATATTCACCCCTCCATCGGCAAAGGCAAAATGGTCAACGCCGTCCGATTGGCAGCCATGGTGCTGGAACGCTTGCCCAAAGCCACGCTCAGCCCGGAAACCACCGATGGACGCGATGGCTTCATCCATCCGTACCAAATCAGCGGCGGAGTCGCCGAAGTCACCATTGGTCTGCTGTTGCGCGACTTTGTGACTGCCAAACTTGCCGATCAAGCCGATATGCTCCGACAAATCGCTCGAGAAGTCGAATCGACCGACCCGCGAGCGAAAATCGAAGTCGAAATCAAGCCGCAATACCGCAACATGGCCGACGGGATTGCCAAAGATCCCCGGGCAATCGCACTCGCGGATGAAGCCCATCGCCGAATCGGCATCACCCCCATTCATCGCTTCATTCGCGGCGGCACCGATGGGGCATTGCTGACCGCCAAAGGGGTGCCCACGCCGAATCTTTCGACCGGCGAACACAATCCGCATTCGCCGTTGGAATGGACCTGCTTGGAAGAGATGGAATCCGCCGTGGCCGTGCTCGTGTCACTCGCTCAAGTCTGGGGCGAACAAGCGGCGTGA
- a CDS encoding DUF1501 domain-containing protein, translating to MLEITGSSHRFCDGISRRNFLQIGAFGAGITLADVLRARAASSSVNPAAGTTGRPKSAIMIYLPGGPSHIDMYDLKPNAPAEFRGEFKPIATNVSGIQISEHFPMQAKMMDKLAIIRSLVSVDEHSDSLVTTGYPERVNMTAGHPSFGSIVSKIRSSQASSVPHFVSLRGMSRGTEPGYLGISHRPFTPSGQGQSNLRLANGVTAERLEARKQLLTGFDDLRRDLDQSGTMSGLDTFGQKAIEMVTSGVVRKALDLTQEDAATRERYKGVEQFLTARRLVEAGVGCITLSIGGWDTHGQNFTTLKRQLPQLDRAIANLINDLHDRGLANDVVTVVWGEFGRTPKINSGAGRDHWSPVMSAMIAGGGLKMGQAIGSSTERAERPKDNPYTVPQVLATIYRAMGIDPAMTFMNGAGRPMYILDDREPVRELI from the coding sequence ATGTTGGAGATCACCGGATCATCTCACCGATTCTGTGACGGAATCTCTCGCCGTAACTTCCTGCAAATTGGTGCGTTTGGTGCAGGGATTACCCTGGCCGACGTACTCCGCGCTCGAGCTGCGTCTTCGTCAGTGAATCCCGCTGCGGGCACAACGGGTCGGCCCAAATCCGCCATCATGATTTATCTGCCGGGCGGCCCGTCGCACATCGATATGTACGACCTCAAGCCAAACGCTCCGGCCGAATTCCGCGGCGAATTCAAGCCCATCGCGACCAATGTCTCGGGAATTCAAATCAGCGAACATTTCCCGATGCAGGCCAAGATGATGGACAAGCTTGCCATCATTCGCTCGCTCGTTTCGGTGGATGAGCATTCGGATTCGCTCGTTACCACCGGGTACCCCGAACGGGTCAATATGACCGCCGGGCACCCGTCGTTTGGCTCGATTGTCTCGAAGATCCGTTCGTCGCAAGCCTCGTCGGTGCCTCACTTTGTGAGTCTGCGTGGCATGTCGCGTGGCACGGAACCGGGATACCTGGGCATCTCGCATCGCCCGTTCACCCCCAGCGGGCAAGGGCAGTCGAATCTGCGGCTCGCCAACGGTGTCACCGCCGAACGGCTCGAAGCCCGCAAGCAACTGCTCACCGGGTTTGACGATCTGCGCCGCGACTTGGATCAATCCGGCACCATGAGCGGCCTGGATACGTTCGGTCAAAAGGCCATCGAAATGGTCACGTCCGGCGTGGTCCGCAAGGCGCTCGACCTGACCCAAGAAGATGCCGCCACCCGCGAACGCTACAAGGGCGTCGAACAGTTCCTGACCGCTCGCCGATTGGTGGAAGCCGGTGTGGGGTGCATTACGCTGTCGATCGGCGGGTGGGACACGCACGGCCAGAATTTCACCACGCTCAAACGGCAGCTCCCGCAACTGGACCGCGCCATTGCGAATCTCATCAACGATCTCCACGATCGCGGACTCGCAAATGATGTCGTCACCGTGGTTTGGGGCGAATTCGGCCGAACGCCGAAGATCAACTCCGGCGCGGGCCGCGATCACTGGTCGCCGGTCATGTCGGCCATGATTGCCGGCGGCGGGCTGAAGATGGGCCAAGCGATTGGCTCCTCCACCGAGCGCGCCGAACGACCCAAGGATAACCCCTACACCGTGCCGCAAGTCCTGGCCACCATCTACCGCGCCATGGGCATCGACCCCGCCATGACTTTCATGAACGGGGCTGGCCGACCGATGTACATTCTCGATGACCGCGAGCCGGTTCGTGAATTGATTTGA
- the nth gene encoding endonuclease III yields the protein MVAEQSRRGIGIRRLMATLETLYPDAECGLNFETPLQLLIATILSAQCTDKRVNQVTPALFARFPTVRDFAEAEIAEIERLIASTGFYHNKAKNIQTCCNQILQRHQGEVPSTLEELVQLAGVGRKTANVVLGDAFATPGITVDTHLGRLSRRMGLTVHEDPVKVEHDLMEKIPRKHWTTFSHRMILHGRQICHSRKPTCDQCALASSCPKVGVVAPKSAKKPNRAISKSRSSSPAESSPPHSLTQDSEAS from the coding sequence ATGGTTGCAGAACAGTCACGGCGGGGAATCGGCATCCGGCGGCTCATGGCCACCCTGGAAACGCTGTATCCCGATGCGGAATGCGGGCTGAATTTCGAGACGCCGCTTCAATTATTGATCGCCACGATTCTCTCGGCTCAATGCACGGATAAACGTGTGAATCAGGTGACGCCGGCGCTGTTTGCTCGCTTTCCAACGGTGCGCGACTTCGCCGAAGCGGAAATTGCGGAAATCGAGCGACTCATCGCCTCGACCGGCTTCTACCACAACAAAGCCAAAAACATTCAAACCTGCTGCAATCAAATTTTGCAGCGTCACCAAGGCGAAGTGCCCAGCACGCTGGAGGAATTGGTGCAGCTCGCCGGGGTGGGACGCAAAACCGCCAATGTGGTGCTGGGAGATGCCTTTGCCACGCCGGGAATTACCGTCGATACCCACTTGGGCCGGTTGTCGCGGCGCATGGGGCTGACCGTGCATGAAGACCCCGTCAAAGTCGAACACGACCTGATGGAAAAGATCCCCCGCAAGCATTGGACCACCTTCAGCCACCGCATGATTTTGCATGGCCGCCAGATTTGTCATTCTCGAAAACCGACTTGCGATCAGTGTGCGCTCGCCAGTAGCTGTCCGAAAGTCGGTGTGGTCGCGCCCAAATCGGCGAAAAAGCCAAATCGCGCGATTTCCAAGTCTCGTTCGTCGTCCCCGGCGGAATCATCCCCGCCGCATTCTCTGACGCAGGATTCCGAAGCATCATGA